ACCCGGGCACCCACCTGCCGGCCTCTCCGCCGCCTCCCGGCTCAGCGCCGCCAGGCGCCGCGCGTAGACCCGGCGCGTCAGGGCGGTGAtgggccccggctcggcccccagCCTGCGCAGCTCCCGCAGCAGCGTCTCGTCGGAcaggggccgggccgccgcggggctgggggcgccggccggggaggcgccggggcggccgcgggcctcGGAGCCCAGCAGGACGGTGGGGCTGGAGCCCGGGGACGAGCCGGGCAGGAGCACGGTGTCATCCAGGGATGCCGTCGCCTCCCGGTCCTGGCCGGACGCGTGTCCGTCCCCGAGGGCGACGCGGTGCTCCGGCGGGGCGGCAGGAGCCctgcgccgcgggggccggcgcggcatCTCCAGCGTCTCGCCGaagagtgaggaggaggaggacgaagcagcggcggcgccgagccgggCCAACGAAGCCTCCAGGCGGCTCTTGCTCCTGGGGGTGACGTGGCagagccggggcggccccggcgcagtgtcCTCGGCCGCGCGGGGCTCCGGCTCCGGGGGGCTCGAGTCCCTGAGGCTGCAAGCCCGGAGGCGGGCTgacagcgccgcggccccgctcgcctcCGAGCTGCCGCCTGCCTCGGGGGGCTCCAGCGTCTCGGCGGCGCTGACGAACGGCTCGTCGGCCGAGCTGCCGTCGGCCGAGCTGCCGTCGGCCGCCGCGAAGGAGCCAGCGGCGCGCAGGTCGGCTGGCGGCgaggggctggcccggggcggccgctcgCCGTCGGCGCGCAGCAGCGTGCTGCAGGCGAGGGGCCGTGGGGCGAGAGCCCAGCTGGGACCCAGCTCGGCCTCCAGCTCGgccggccgccgctcgcgggTGCTGCTCGGGGGCCCGGGGTCCCAGCCGTCCTCGGAGAGCCTCGAGAAGACGCTGGCCTCGGTGCAGTCCTCGGTGAGGAAGGACAGGGAGCGCCTGGGCCCTTGCAGGTCCGCGGGGGCATCTGCAAGGCCGAGGTAGCGCAGCGAGCACCCAGCcagcgccgggccccggccggctGCACCAAGCCACCGAGAGCAGGCACGGCTGGGACGGCAAGCCACCCCCCCGAGCTGCTGAGAACGGCAACGCTCGTGGCACAGAGAGCCAGGGAGGTGCAGGGCTGCAGGCGGTTACCGCAACCGCTCCGTGTTGGGGGCCGGGAACGCAGCCGGAggcccacggccccctccgccgccggcgaGGGGACGCCCTTACCAGGGGGTCGGTGGTGGGCGGCGCGCcgccagtcctgcagcacctgcaCGCACATGTGGTTGCCCTGCTCCAGCGCCAGGTCGACGGCTCGCTTCCCGTCCTACGGGAAAAGGGATGCGGTGCTCAGCACCGCCACCGTCGCGCCTGCTGGCCCCCCCCCCGTGCTGaccccagcgccggccccgctcacctggTCTCGCAGCTCTGCGTCGCCTCCTTTCTTCAGCAGGAGCTTGAGGCACTTGTAACAGCCCCAGGACGCGGCGACGTGCAGCGGCGTGAGCTCCTCGGCCGACCTGGCGCAGGCAGCCATGCTCAGGCGCCCGGCAGCGCCCCCAGGCCGCTCGGCCCAAGAGCGGACGGAGATGGGGGCTGCGGACGGAGACgggggctgcagccgcccccccggcccgtaCCTGGCGTTGGGGTCCCCGCCGTGGTGCAGGATCAGCCCCAGGCAGCGCACGCCGCCCTCCCGCTCCTTGCCGGCGGCCAGGTGGATGGCGGCCACCCCCTCCGGGAGGACGAGGTTGGGATcggccccctgctccagcagggccccCACCAGCCTGCGGTGGCCCCGGCGGACACTGTCAGGCCAGGCAGGGGTCGGCCAGCCAGCGGCCCCGTCAGCCTGGCCCCGGGTGCCAGGGTTGCCCCCCGTGCACAGCTACCCCCTGCCACGGACGAGCCCAGACATTGCACCGTGCCCACCCCATGCAATACATCCAATGACCCCTCCCAGAGCAGTGCATGGGGCGACCCCCCAATGCAAGGCTCTCCTCATGCAGTCACCTCCCCTCCACAGCACACGCAACAACCCCCTTCCCAAAGCCCCAAATGCAGCAAACCCCGCATGCAATGCACACTGCAACCTGCTTCGCACTAGTCCTTACAGTGACCCCCCCAGTGCACGCAATACCTCTTCCCCAGTGCAGGCACCGCCATGCACCGCTCTGCCCACTGCAACACAAGGCCCCCAGGTACAGCATGTGCAGCAAAGCGACCCTCCCCAGTGCAACACCGCCGAGGTAGTGCATGCAATGCCCCCCCTCCGCCTCGGGGGAGCAGGCTCCCCCAAGCAGCCTCCCCCCACCCATGCAATAAATGCAATGACCCCCTTCCCGGGTGCAAAACCCGCACGACGCCTCCCCTCCCAGTGCAATGCCCCTGTCCGCGGTTCGGGGCATGCAATGCCGCCGGTGcaggacccccctccccgcttACGGCTCGCAGCCGCCCCGCAGCGCGCAGCAGAGCCGCTCCGCCAgctcccggcgccccgcgccgctcaTGCCGCCCCGGGCCCGCGCGCACGCGCACtgcggcccgcgccccgccgcttcgaacccccgcgcgcgcgcgcgcgcacacatcTGCCCCGCCGCTCATTGGCTGCCCAAGCGGCCAATCGGAGCCGGCGCACTGCgggctcccccaccccgccccctgCCAGCTGTGCTCGCAGCTGGCCCGCGCCCCACGTGGTCCTGCAGCtggaaggggcggggccggggctcccagGGCCCCGTAACTGGGGCTCCCAGTGCCCTGCACCAGCACCTCCCTCGGAGCCCTGTACtggggcacccagcaccccccagtgCTAGGCACCAGCACCTCCCTCGGAGCCCTGTACTGGGGCACCCAGCGCCTCCCACCAGTGCAGTGTAGTTTAGGTATAATTTACCTTTTTCTGTAACTACATAGTCACCAAGGTAATCCTGCCTCAGACTATAACATACAGCCGAACACCGGGGTACCAGGTCAGTCCTTTACTAACAGCCGCCTCGGCCTCCCCGACCATGTTTGGAGGCGATTTATGGGCATCGTCACGGAGAAAAACCTCATTCCATCAGCGCGTTTCCTACAGGCCTTCTCCCTTCCAAGGAAAAGGCGCCTACGGCCGACACGGGCCCAGGCGAGGCAGCCCGGGCGGCCGTGGCTCACACGGTGGCCTCGCTCTCGGCCGGCTCGTCCTCCTCGAGCAGGCTGTAGGACGCGTGGGTCTGGAAGGGGCGCTGCAGCGGGTGCGCCAGCAGCTTGGCCatgcagttgtgcagctccacaGCCGGCCCCGTCAGTGCCACCTCGTACTTGTAGTTGGTGCCTTTGGTGTCCAGGTTGCTGAAGAAGGCGTACATCTCCTGGGGGGGACACGGCGGAGGTGTCGGGGGGCAGaccctcctttcccctggccccagcctcggggggacggggaggggcgAGACGCCCCGTCCGGCACTCACCTTCCAGCTCGTCTCGTCGTCTTTGTCCTCCACCCCGTTGTGGATGTAAACCACGTCGAAGAAGAAGTAGGGgcactgcagcatcttctgcaggGGGAAGCGGAGCTGTGACTCGCTCCCGGCCCCGGAGCGGAGCCGGTTCCCAGTGCCCCTTTCCCAGGGGGAAACTCCCTGCGACACGGCACGGCACACGCCGGCAGCATCCCCTGGAGCGGGGCTCGCCGGGAGCTGCTGGCGCGCGACGCCGGGCACACGCGAGCCGCCCTGGTGCCCCGGGGAGGTGGCGGCACCTACCTTCATGTGCTCTGTGGCGGAGAACTGGGGCTGGCAGGCTGGGCGGCTGAACACCAGGATGGTCCGGACCACGTAGGGCGGCGGGATGGTCTGCACGTTCTCCGTCACCGGCAGCTCGATCTTCTGCTGGCTGCGCCGGAGGGAGGAGGTGGCTCagaggggcggctggccagcGCCGCTCGGCCCGCGGGAGCCTCCGAGCCGCGGGAAGGGGCTTGCTGCCTACCGGCAGCCGAGCTGGGACAATCCCCATCTCACCAAGAGTTAACCATTTGGGAAACCTGGGGCAGGTCTGGGCTTGGACTGCAACAGCAGCAACCGCCCCCGGAACTACTCAGATTAAAGGACTGCTGCATTTTTACAGGAAGGCAGAAAACTCATGGCAGCGAGGGAGCCAGGGCTGGGATTGCTACGTACCACGTGCGCCCCACGGAGCTGTACTTACATGAGGTTGAAGAGTCCTTCCAGATCTGGAACCCGAGCTAAGGACTGGTCCTTGCACACAGGCCCCTGTCGCCCACCAGGGACACCGTTCCCACGCTGCAGGGATGTCCCCTGCACCCAAACCCCGTGGCCTGGCCGGCACCAGGATGCCCGAGGAGCtcccgcggggaggggaggccaTCGCGCGCAGCCGGTGGGCACCTACCAGGGCAGTGCAAATACTCAGAAATGGAAGGTCCTGCCATTAAACACTGAATTTAGGGGTTTAGGAGCCCGGTTTAGCcctctgcagctggtgcagctt
This sequence is a window from Struthio camelus isolate bStrCam1 chromosome 26, bStrCam1.hap1, whole genome shotgun sequence. Protein-coding genes within it:
- the ANKLE1 gene encoding ankyrin repeat and LEM domain-containing protein 1 is translated as MSGAGRRELAERLCCALRGGCEPLVGALLEQGADPNLVLPEGVAAIHLAAGKEREGGVRCLGLILHHGGDPNARSAEELTPLHVAASWGCYKCLKLLLKKGGDAELRDQDGKRAVDLALEQGNHMCVQVLQDWRRAAHHRPPDAPADLQGPRRSLSFLTEDCTEASVFSRLSEDGWDPGPPSSTRERRPAELEAELGPSWALAPRPLACSTLLRADGERPPRASPSPPADLRAAGSFAAADGSSADGSSADEPFVSAAETLEPPEAGGSSEASGAAALSARLRACSLRDSSPPEPEPRAAEDTAPGPPRLCHVTPRSKSRLEASLARLGAAAASSSSSSLFGETLEMPRRPPRRRAPAAPPEHRVALGDGHASGQDREATASLDDTVLLPGSSPGSSPTVLLGSEARGRPGASPAGAPSPAAARPLSDETLLRELRRLGAEPGPITALTRRVYARRLAALSREAAERPAGHSPELAAALETSRIPDCAEDEVALARQFERPERGRRWRGGTLKSSFNYLLLDPRATRDLPLRSHCLSPAERFRTFVQAIFYVGKGTRARPYCHLSEALSHYRAGKAKASPKVRRILEIWASGQGVISVHCFQSAVPAEAYTREACLVEAIGLRMLTNQKKGNCYGMAASWPAGRRRRLGVHMLHRAMQIFLAEGERQLRPADIQAGR